One Phycisphaeraceae bacterium DNA window includes the following coding sequences:
- a CDS encoding ABC transporter ATP-binding protein has protein sequence MSARVQTSVTLDCQRVVKRFGDHLALRGVNATLAPSECLALLGPSGCGKSTLLNIITGMLRVDDGRVICGDEVLDDPATRRFVPLRKRRFAMVFQDFSLWPHMTVAANVAFAPRLEGVGSAECGERVAGALARVRMERFADRYPSQLSGGQQQRVAMARAIAAQPRLLLLDEPLSALDAVLREELRDEIARLVHELGTPTVFVTHDQGEALAIADRVAVMRDGEIEQCATASEVYRAPASEFVARFVGAANVIAADDGRPLAVRREDLQFVSPGADAAASSSGGEVRRWRGRVSACIYLGERYEITLDLGAAGTLRGYGAQSVALGAELVAVAPRARLITLPSESPR, from the coding sequence ATGAGCGCCAGGGTTCAGACCTCGGTCACCCTCGACTGCCAGCGCGTGGTGAAGCGCTTCGGCGATCACCTTGCCTTGCGCGGTGTGAACGCGACCCTTGCGCCGAGTGAATGTCTCGCGCTCCTGGGGCCCTCGGGGTGCGGCAAGAGCACGCTGCTCAACATCATCACGGGCATGTTGCGCGTCGACGATGGTCGAGTGATCTGCGGCGACGAGGTGCTCGATGATCCCGCCACGCGCCGATTCGTGCCGCTCAGGAAGCGACGCTTCGCGATGGTCTTCCAGGACTTCAGTCTCTGGCCGCACATGACCGTCGCGGCGAATGTCGCCTTCGCGCCCCGGCTCGAAGGCGTCGGCAGCGCCGAGTGCGGGGAACGGGTCGCGGGAGCGCTGGCGCGCGTGCGCATGGAGCGCTTCGCCGACCGCTATCCCTCGCAGCTCTCCGGCGGACAGCAGCAGCGCGTCGCCATGGCCCGCGCGATTGCCGCGCAGCCCAGACTGCTGCTGCTCGATGAGCCGCTGAGTGCCCTCGATGCGGTCCTGCGCGAGGAGCTGCGCGATGAGATCGCGCGCCTGGTGCATGAGCTCGGCACACCGACGGTGTTCGTCACGCATGACCAGGGGGAAGCGCTGGCCATCGCTGATCGCGTGGCGGTGATGCGCGATGGCGAGATTGAACAGTGCGCCACCGCATCGGAGGTCTATCGAGCGCCTGCATCGGAGTTCGTGGCGCGCTTCGTCGGAGCGGCCAATGTCATCGCGGCTGACGACGGCCGTCCGTTGGCCGTGCGTCGGGAGGACCTTCAGTTCGTGAGCCCGGGGGCCGATGCGGCGGCCAGCTCTTCCGGGGGTGAAGTGCGGCGCTGGCGCGGGCGTGTGTCGGCGTGCATCTACCTCGGCGAGCGCTACGAGATCACGCTGGACCTCGGAGCGGCTGGCACGCTCCGCGGGTATGGGGCGCAGTCGGTGGCGCTCGGCGCCGAGCTCGTGGCGGTGGCGCCGCGCGCTCGCCTCATCACCCTGCCGAGCGAGTCGCCTCGATGA
- a CDS encoding substrate-binding domain-containing protein, translating into MNASRRSLSRREALRRAGGALGAALLSGAARQPLAALLSASGAALLHGCRQGGDRLVVYAANPRPLATRLVNAFMEEESIAVDLFSATTGQVLAKVEAERLNPRADVLLLASGLASEWLRREGRLAALDLDRPAWADSEERRGWVDPHGTFVATGAASVGIATRLDWTRGAESWASLLDGSFIGPDERRGRVVMPSPSRSGTSGDFIIQWALQAGDRAWDLLISARRKAILEVKGANSEALTSLETNESQAILAAVDYLVCDRVAAGHPMRLSFPESGAPIVTRPICILRSTRRLESAQRFVRFLLSPRAQAMIAAANMLPADPSIPLSPVRAAAGIPRPMPIDLDQALAEQRQILRRFQYEVERLVVIS; encoded by the coding sequence ATGAACGCCTCCCGTCGGAGCCTCTCGCGCCGCGAAGCGCTCCGCCGAGCCGGTGGGGCGCTCGGCGCCGCGCTTCTCTCAGGCGCCGCGCGGCAACCGCTGGCGGCGCTCCTCAGCGCGTCTGGCGCCGCACTGCTTCATGGGTGTCGGCAGGGGGGTGATCGTCTGGTGGTCTACGCCGCGAACCCACGACCGCTGGCCACTCGACTCGTGAATGCGTTCATGGAGGAGGAGTCGATCGCCGTCGATCTCTTCTCCGCGACGACAGGCCAGGTTCTGGCGAAGGTCGAAGCGGAGCGCCTCAATCCCCGCGCCGATGTGCTGCTTCTCGCGAGCGGTCTCGCCTCGGAGTGGCTGCGGCGCGAGGGTCGACTTGCCGCACTCGACTTGGACCGACCCGCGTGGGCCGACTCGGAGGAGCGTCGCGGGTGGGTCGACCCGCATGGCACCTTCGTGGCGACCGGCGCTGCATCGGTCGGCATCGCCACGCGCCTCGATTGGACGCGCGGTGCTGAGTCGTGGGCGTCTCTTCTTGATGGCTCCTTTATCGGCCCCGATGAGCGACGAGGTCGCGTGGTGATGCCGAGTCCGTCGCGCTCGGGCACGAGCGGCGACTTCATCATCCAGTGGGCGCTCCAGGCCGGCGACCGCGCGTGGGACCTTCTGATCTCGGCCCGCCGCAAGGCCATTCTCGAAGTGAAGGGGGCGAACTCCGAGGCCCTCACCAGCCTCGAGACGAATGAGAGCCAGGCGATTCTCGCCGCCGTCGACTACCTCGTCTGTGATCGCGTGGCCGCCGGGCATCCGATGCGCCTCTCCTTTCCGGAGTCGGGCGCGCCGATCGTGACCAGGCCCATCTGCATTCTGCGAAGTACGCGACGGCTCGAGTCGGCGCAGCGCTTCGTGCGGTTCCTTCTTTCGCCGCGAGCGCAGGCGATGATTGCGGCGGCCAACATGCTGCCTGCGGACCCTTCGATTCCACTCTCGCCGGTGCGTGCAGCGGCGGGTATTCCCCGACCCATGCCGATTGACCTCGATCAGGCGCTCGCGGAGCAGCGCCAGATCCTGCGCCGATTCCAGTATGAGGTCGAGCGCCTGGTGGTGATCTCATGA
- a CDS encoding iron ABC transporter permease, whose product MSAEASAPQPSAAPPRRTRPSAMLVVALLIMGVLVVYPALLLIALSILPDLPEGRLSGAFDAFLRIGTTPGIPKMLLNSLLWGVSVAAVAWVIGIPLGWILARCSMPGLWIIRALVLVPILTPPYVFALSCTIAMQPNGLIDRLIGTIPDWLRGLYFGFGGVTLVMALATFATVTMAVEAGIRAIPARLEDAAAMFGASRRVVAWRVTVPLLLPAILNSGLLVFLESVSNFGVPAILGPRANLPLLPSEIYHLATSWPIDFPLAIALSTLLMVTALLAVAVQQRILARSTLGSRPAPARPPQPLRWPGQLLAWACVAPVLLIGVIGPLAAMVLASLVGNWEKPSLGLTLANYSALLAPESSGRRAIITSLWLSTLAATITTALGAFTAWTVARHHGPAAQWLDRISVLPKVLPKMVMAVALILAWNAPWLPLDVYGTVWMLLVAYVVLYMSDSMRFADAGLRAIPANLERAAELAGATRLGSFVRITLPLLRRSLLAGWITAFVVCLRDLVASVLLLPPGTETIGSFIFNQFEQGRSGEALAMAVLATVVGGAVLLLVRWLSGVERKMG is encoded by the coding sequence ATGAGCGCGGAGGCATCTGCTCCACAGCCATCGGCGGCCCCGCCGCGCCGCACGCGACCGAGCGCGATGCTGGTGGTGGCGCTCCTCATCATGGGCGTACTGGTCGTCTACCCGGCTCTGCTTCTCATCGCGCTGAGCATTCTGCCGGACCTCCCCGAGGGGCGCCTCAGCGGCGCGTTCGACGCCTTCCTTCGGATCGGCACCACGCCGGGTATTCCGAAGATGCTGCTCAACTCGCTGCTCTGGGGCGTGTCGGTGGCGGCCGTGGCGTGGGTCATCGGGATCCCGCTCGGATGGATCCTCGCGCGCTGTTCGATGCCGGGCCTGTGGATCATCCGGGCGCTGGTGCTCGTGCCGATCCTGACCCCGCCCTATGTCTTCGCGCTCTCCTGCACCATCGCGATGCAGCCGAATGGGTTGATCGATCGCTTGATCGGGACGATCCCCGACTGGCTTCGAGGTCTCTACTTCGGATTCGGCGGAGTCACGCTGGTGATGGCGCTCGCGACCTTCGCCACGGTGACCATGGCGGTCGAAGCGGGGATTCGCGCGATTCCAGCGCGCCTCGAAGATGCGGCAGCGATGTTCGGCGCCTCGCGACGAGTGGTGGCGTGGCGCGTGACCGTGCCGCTCCTGCTGCCGGCCATTCTGAACTCGGGCCTGCTTGTCTTCCTCGAAAGCGTCTCGAACTTCGGTGTGCCCGCGATCCTTGGACCCCGGGCGAACCTGCCGCTCCTGCCATCGGAGATCTACCACCTCGCGACGAGTTGGCCCATCGACTTTCCGCTCGCGATCGCCCTCTCGACGCTTCTCATGGTGACGGCGCTCCTCGCCGTGGCGGTGCAGCAGCGCATCCTCGCCCGCAGCACGCTCGGCTCGCGTCCTGCGCCGGCGCGACCGCCGCAGCCATTGCGATGGCCGGGCCAGTTGCTCGCGTGGGCGTGTGTGGCGCCGGTCTTGCTCATCGGCGTGATCGGACCACTCGCCGCCATGGTCCTTGCGAGCCTCGTCGGCAACTGGGAGAAGCCCAGCCTGGGACTGACGCTCGCGAACTATTCGGCGCTGCTTGCACCTGAGTCATCGGGTCGCCGCGCGATCATCACGAGCCTCTGGCTCAGCACGCTCGCGGCGACCATCACCACGGCGCTGGGGGCATTCACCGCGTGGACGGTGGCGCGACATCATGGCCCGGCGGCGCAGTGGCTCGATCGCATCAGCGTGTTGCCGAAGGTGCTGCCGAAGATGGTGATGGCGGTGGCTCTCATTCTCGCGTGGAATGCGCCGTGGCTGCCGCTCGATGTCTACGGCACCGTCTGGATGCTGCTTGTTGCGTATGTGGTCCTCTACATGAGCGACTCGATGCGCTTTGCCGACGCGGGGCTTCGCGCCATTCCCGCGAACCTCGAGCGGGCCGCGGAGCTCGCCGGTGCGACGCGGCTCGGCTCGTTCGTTCGCATCACCCTGCCGCTGCTGCGGCGCAGCCTGCTCGCGGGGTGGATCACGGCGTTCGTCGTCTGCCTGCGTGATCTGGTCGCCAGCGTGCTTCTGCTTCCGCCGGGCACCGAGACGATCGGCAGTTTCATCTTCAACCAGTTCGAGCAGGGGCGCTCTGGCGAGGCTCTGGCCATGGCGGTGCTGGCGACGGTGGTTGGCGGTGCTGTTCTGTTGCTGGTGCGATGGCTCTCGGGCGTCGAGCGGAAGATGGGCTAG
- a CDS encoding DUF1573 domain-containing protein yields MRVIAFFLGFVALVVVGTASFIIWVLVRAPRVEPPPRISFAEVRTEPEVLDLGVIAQCGPPIAFKVKLVNPSERTYHLSNVIAACGCTVPDLDTPLRLDPGESHEFLITLDPWSNDGPRKQRVDFIYAEVGRAPSFHVAYDVQSPITTRPGAAHRTEAPQLVLRLTAHDGEEFLIERAEPEVFEPWITTPTVETHVSLDWALVDKAAVVHPERFEFDEQGRWKRGIVTITTSRPECRDINVRVYNRGSVKAGTGFGAG; encoded by the coding sequence ATGCGCGTGATCGCATTCTTCCTCGGCTTCGTCGCGCTGGTCGTGGTCGGCACCGCGTCCTTCATCATCTGGGTGCTCGTTCGGGCACCCCGCGTGGAGCCACCACCGCGTATCTCCTTTGCCGAAGTGCGGACTGAGCCCGAGGTGCTCGACCTCGGTGTCATCGCGCAGTGCGGGCCGCCGATCGCCTTCAAGGTCAAGCTGGTGAATCCGAGCGAGCGGACCTATCACCTGAGCAATGTCATCGCGGCGTGCGGATGCACTGTGCCCGATCTCGATACACCGCTGCGCCTCGATCCCGGTGAGAGCCATGAGTTCCTCATCACGCTTGACCCATGGTCCAACGACGGCCCGCGCAAGCAGCGCGTCGACTTCATCTACGCCGAGGTCGGACGGGCGCCATCATTCCATGTTGCGTACGATGTGCAGTCGCCCATCACCACAAGGCCCGGAGCGGCGCACCGCACCGAGGCGCCGCAACTGGTCCTCCGCCTGACCGCGCATGACGGCGAGGAGTTCCTGATCGAGCGAGCTGAGCCCGAGGTCTTCGAGCCATGGATCACCACGCCAACGGTCGAGACGCATGTCAGCCTCGACTGGGCGCTCGTCGACAAGGCGGCGGTCGTCCATCCAGAGCGATTCGAGTTCGATGAGCAGGGGCGCTGGAAGCGGGGCATCGTGACGATCACGACCAGTCGCCCGGAGTGCCGCGACATCAATGTCCGCGTCTACAACCGCGGTTCGGTCAAGGCGGGCACAGGCTTTGGCGCCGGTTGA
- a CDS encoding thiolase family protein: MPDAVILAARRTPIGKFGGVMSKVPATKLGARVIKALLDDHPNAKAHIDECFMGSVLQAGLGQNPARQAGLHAGLPDTLNATTVNKVCGSGLQSVMFAAGGIRAGLNELCVAGGMENMDLAPHMVHARAGIKFGAGKLLDHMEADGLTCPFENWGMGMAAEHIARAHGVSREDQDRFSVQSHHRAAQATKEGWFKSEIVPLTAEEIGGKVGLDADEGFRADTSLEALAKLRPSFAKDGTVTAGNASQISQGAAALLVASEAKAKALGIAPLAVIEGWNTVGVPAKELFIAPKIGIEQLLAKHKLTVKDIDLFEINEAFAAQVLADITPLGIPESKLNIGGGGIALGHPIGASGARVLTTLVHHLKRTGGTRGIASLCLGGGNAVSMLIRAV, encoded by the coding sequence ATGCCCGACGCCGTGATTCTGGCTGCTCGCCGCACCCCCATCGGGAAGTTCGGTGGCGTGATGTCGAAAGTTCCCGCCACGAAGCTCGGCGCTCGCGTCATCAAGGCACTGCTCGATGATCACCCCAATGCCAAGGCGCACATTGACGAGTGCTTCATGGGGAGCGTTCTTCAGGCGGGCCTCGGCCAGAATCCAGCGCGGCAGGCGGGACTTCACGCGGGGCTTCCCGACACGCTGAATGCCACGACGGTCAACAAGGTCTGCGGCAGCGGACTCCAGTCGGTCATGTTCGCGGCCGGTGGTATCCGCGCCGGGCTGAATGAACTCTGCGTGGCGGGCGGCATGGAGAACATGGACCTCGCCCCGCACATGGTGCATGCCCGCGCCGGCATCAAGTTCGGCGCTGGCAAGCTCCTCGATCACATGGAGGCTGACGGTCTGACCTGTCCCTTCGAGAACTGGGGCATGGGCATGGCGGCGGAGCACATCGCCCGTGCACATGGCGTGTCGCGTGAGGATCAGGATCGCTTCTCGGTGCAAAGCCACCATCGAGCGGCGCAGGCGACCAAGGAGGGGTGGTTCAAGTCGGAGATCGTTCCACTCACGGCTGAGGAGATCGGCGGCAAGGTGGGCCTCGATGCGGATGAGGGTTTCAGGGCCGACACCTCGCTCGAGGCGCTGGCCAAGTTGCGACCATCATTCGCCAAGGATGGCACAGTGACCGCGGGCAACGCGAGCCAGATCAGCCAGGGCGCAGCCGCGCTGCTGGTCGCCAGCGAAGCGAAGGCAAAGGCGCTCGGCATTGCCCCGCTCGCCGTGATCGAAGGGTGGAACACCGTTGGTGTTCCCGCGAAGGAGCTCTTCATCGCGCCGAAGATCGGCATCGAGCAGCTCCTTGCGAAGCACAAGCTCACGGTCAAGGACATCGACCTCTTCGAGATCAACGAGGCGTTCGCTGCGCAGGTCCTCGCCGACATCACGCCGCTGGGCATTCCGGAGAGCAAGTTGAACATCGGTGGTGGCGGCATCGCCCTCGGACATCCGATCGGCGCGAGCGGCGCCCGAGTCCTGACGACGCTGGTGCATCACCTGAAACGCACGGGCGGTACGCGAGGCATTGCGAGCCTCTGCCTCGGTGGCGGCAATGCCGTCTCCATGCTGATCCGCGCCGTGTGA
- the fbp gene encoding class 1 fructose-bisphosphatase — MEHDAPSTGSPALVGENLTSLQTFILEEEARFPDASGEFSWIVSAISLAAKIIAYKVRHVRLQSIVGSIGTTNIQGEEQIKMDAIANEVIMRVLGSRPSIAVLGSEEDEHPRILRRGHEGGKYCVLFDPLDGSSNLDTAVGVGTIFTILRNDPTIPGAIETVCQPGMRQVAAGYVLYGSSTVFVITTGYGVHMFELDAAVGSFMLVKRDLRMPDSNRVYSINEAYSEGFPAGYQRYLQWAHGNGYSARYIGSMVADVHRTLVNGGVFLYPPTRKHPTGKLRLLYEANPMSFLVEQAGGVSTTGTQRTMEVQPTQLHQRTPLVMGSVSEVKAVQAHFKSPADALP; from the coding sequence ATGGAGCACGACGCACCATCGACTGGGAGCCCGGCCCTGGTCGGGGAGAACCTGACCAGCCTCCAGACCTTCATCCTCGAAGAGGAGGCTCGCTTCCCGGACGCGTCGGGCGAATTCAGTTGGATTGTCTCGGCCATCTCCCTCGCGGCCAAGATCATTGCCTACAAGGTGCGGCATGTGCGCCTCCAGTCGATCGTGGGCTCGATCGGCACCACCAATATCCAGGGGGAAGAGCAGATCAAGATGGACGCGATCGCCAACGAGGTGATCATGCGGGTCCTCGGCAGTCGACCGTCGATCGCCGTGCTGGGGAGCGAGGAGGATGAGCATCCGCGGATCCTGCGCCGCGGTCACGAGGGCGGAAAGTACTGCGTGCTCTTTGATCCACTGGATGGCTCGAGCAACCTCGACACCGCCGTCGGCGTCGGGACCATCTTCACGATTCTGCGGAACGACCCGACGATTCCCGGGGCGATCGAAACGGTCTGCCAGCCCGGCATGCGGCAGGTGGCGGCGGGCTATGTCCTTTACGGGTCGAGCACGGTGTTCGTCATCACCACCGGCTACGGAGTGCACATGTTCGAGCTCGATGCCGCGGTCGGAAGCTTCATGCTGGTCAAGCGTGATCTGCGGATGCCCGACTCGAACAGGGTCTATTCGATCAACGAGGCCTACAGCGAGGGCTTCCCGGCTGGATACCAGCGCTACCTCCAGTGGGCGCACGGCAACGGGTATTCCGCGCGGTACATCGGATCCATGGTCGCCGATGTTCATCGCACGCTCGTCAACGGCGGCGTGTTCCTCTACCCACCGACGCGCAAGCACCCGACGGGCAAGCTGCGCCTCCTCTATGAGGCCAATCCCATGAGTTTCCTGGTGGAGCAGGCGGGAGGCGTGAGCACCACCGGCACCCAACGGACCATGGAGGTGCAGCCGACGCAGTTGCATCAGCGCACCCCGCTCGTCATGGGATCGGTCTCCGAGGTGAAGGCCGTGCAGGCGCACTTCAAGAGCCCCGCCGATGCGCTGCCCTGA